The genomic segment GGCTTACATTAAGGGTAACCCTGCTGGCACTCGTCTTACAGATCTTGTCAGGCTTACCTCTGGGGCTATACCTCGCAGGGAAGAAAAGCCCGGCAAAGAGCATCCTGGAGATCATCACGACTCTGCCGATGATCTTTCCGCCAATGGCGCTGGGGTTTTTCCTGCTCCTTGTTCTGGGCAAAAACGGTGTTCTGGGAAGTCTTTTGCTGAAGATGTTCTGCTTTAAAGTGATATTCACATCCTGGGGGGTGCTGGCGGCCGTTTATATTGTAGGACTGCCTTTCATGGTCAAGAGTGTGCAGGCGGCCCGGCAGCAAATGGATAATTCATTGATCGAGGCGGCCGCCACCCTTGGGAAGACCAGGATCCAGACGCTATTCAGGGTAATTCTGCCGAACATCAAAAACGGCATCGTGGCCGGTCTGCTCCTTGCGTTTGGGCGGTCGGTCGGAGAAGTCGGCATCAGCTTGATGCTCGGCGGTAATATTATAGGCCGCACGGAAACACTCTCGCTTGCGATCTACAACGCGGTTTTTGAAGGTGACTTTCTGAGAGCGGCCACATTTTCCGCTATACTGTCAGTGATAGCCATCATAATGCTTCTCGTCTTGAACATGCTCAATAAAGCCAGGATATCGGATATCGGCAACACGTAAGCTGCCCGGCTGGAAGCTGACCGGGAGCCCCCTTTCCAGGCGGCGAGGTCCTCAAAAACTTCGCCCGATACGTCGAAATGCGGTTTTCCTAGAACACCGCCTGGCGTATTCCACTCGCGGCTGCTTTTGCTGAGGTCTTCAGGTCGAAGCGCCTTATTACCTCGTCGCCGATCAACCGGGCCGCTTCATCGTATCTCACGCGGTCCGTATTGATGACAACGTCGTAGAGCAGCGGATCGTCGATATCGGCATCGAAGTTGTCCTTGAGGTAACGCTTTCGGCCCTGGTCCTTCTTCTTTATATAACTGGTCGCCGCCTTAAGGTCGAAGCCGAAAACCTTCTGCGCCTGTTCGACCCTCTTCTCGAAGGACCCTACCAGACGCACATGGAAAACGTTCGGCAGCTCGCTTGTCACCACATTCGCCCCTCTACCGACAAGGATCACGTTCCCTATCTGGGCGAGGCGCAATATTGTGGCATTCGTGCGCTCAACGAGCGTCCAGGTGGAGGGATGGAGACCGAGAAATTCCTCGATGGCGTCAGTTACCATGCCTTTATGGTCTTCCTTCATGAATTCCCCTATCCGGCCCTTGAGGTTGAATACCTCGATAACCTTTGTGACGAGTTTCTGGTCGAATATGGTCCATTCCTCATGGGTTGGGACCTTTGTTTTCAGATAGCCTGCCAGTTCCGAGGAAACCGTAAGGCCGCCCGCGCCTTCTGATCGTGAAATTGTTATTGCAGGTTGTGAGGCTTCTCCGGCCAGTCTTTTGCCCTTCTGACCAAAATGGCGTTCGATGTAAGATTCACACTTATCAGAGCCGATATTTTCCCACATACAAGGCCCTCCTGTCACTTAAGTGTTCACTGCTGACCACCCGCCTATGGATTCATCTCGTGGACCGTTCTCCTTATTTAATGTGTATAGCCGACAGGTTGGGGTTTGTCAACCGAAGTGAGGAGCAACGCCTGGATGCTTCGCGGGCGGCAGGGAGGAGAATCCAAGGCGATGTTATTTCAGCATCAGTTTGATCACGACGAACCCGCCGATGAGCAGGATCGTGAACAGTATGGCCAGCTTGTTGAAATACTTGTCGATCCATCGGGTCATGGGTTCGCCGAACTTCCATATTATGCCGGCCACCAGGAAGAAACGAAGGGAGCGGCCCACCGCTGACGCCAGGATGAATTCAAGGAAATTGACCTTGCAGACTCCGCCGGCAATGGTGAAAACCTTGTAGGGTATGGGCGTGAAACCGGCAGTGAATACTGCCAGAAAGGCGTTCTCGTCATACTTGCCCTTGACGAGGTTGAAGACCTGCTCGGTAAAACCGGGAATGTAATCGAAAAAGAACCGCGCGAATGGGCTGAAACTTCCGTCGGAACCGTACCAGAGAATATATCCGATGCTGTAGCCGATGGTGCCCCCTATCACAGAACCCAGGGAACAGACAAAGGCATATTTGAATGCCCGCGCCGGCACTGAAACAGCCAGGGCTATCAGGAGCACGTCGGGCGGAATAGGGAAAAAGGAGCTTTCCGCCAGGGCGAGAAGGAAAAGAGCCGGTGTGCCATAGGGGGTATGCGCCCAGTGGAGCACCCAATCGTAGAGCCTTCTTATAATGTTCTGTTTCACCCTGCCTCCCTGTATGCCGCTATCGTCTGTTCACTCGAGCGCCCCGCTCCAATACCATTCACCACTCCTGTCTCAGAAACGATAAGGATATCAAACCTGGAAGACGAAAACAACAGTCTTTCTTTTCTTCGGGACATAGTGTAGAGTGTCGTTGGGAGTGTTTTTGCAGGTGAACCGGACGGAACGATTTCCTTATTGTATGAAAACCGCGCTGCAGGAAAGCCAGCTCGAGAACATCCTGGACGCTAACATGTTCACTGCATATATCCCGAGGGACATGGACATTCCCCGTTTTGCGGATCCCCGACAGACCGCGCTTGACGTCGGGACTTTCCGCCAGCCCGGCCACATTCATTCCCGGTACATCAACCAGGTCTTCAGCTGCATCGGTTATATCAAGCGCATTCAGAACCTGGATCACCTGAAATACCTTCCCGTCCTCTATGAAGAACTGGGAAGGTTCCTCCTCGTCATGGAGGACATCACCTACAGCATGGACATCAGAACATCCCGGGAGATCTACGAGGCGCAAAAGCGCGGCTTCGAGGGTTTCTTTGCCAGTTACCACCGGGCAGTGCACGACCATGACGTCCAATGGATCGGCACCATCAGGAAACATCAATTCCTCTACCTGGAAAAAATAGACATGCTCATCGAGACCTTGAAGGCGCGCGGGAATGTCTTCGATTGCAGCGGTCATTCGTTGTACGAGGAGATCCTCGAGACCTGCAGGGGATTCGCCGATAATAAGGCGGCTTCATCCACGGCCATCGACACCGCCTGCCGCTTCGTCGCCAATTGCTGCGCAAAAGCCGCTCTTGATGGTCAATCCAAGGTTATCTGGTCTGGCGACATGCATGTATTGGATCTGCTTCGGCACCTGTACGCCAGGCCGCAGCTTTATCGGGCTTTTCCGCAGGTCTACCTGCGTTCGAACTACGATCCGATGAATTTCGCTGAACTGTTCCCAAAATGGCAGCACGGGAAGAAAACGGGCGCTGAGGCTTAAAAACAGTTCCAGATTTCAGGCTGAAAACGGTAGTGTATGCTTGTTGTCCCTTCACTCAGGAAGGATCTCCGTCGGCACACCGGGAAAGCGTTTTTTCAGAAGTCTGAAATAGCCAGTACTTCCAACACATTCTTCGTTGTCTTCCTCTGAGCAGGCTATCTCGGCGACTTTCCATTTTATACCGCTCTTGCGGAGCAAGGCTGAAACACCTTCATATTGACTCGTCCCGTCGGGGGATCTCGGGAACGTTTCGATCCAGGCCCAACCGTCGAGCACCTTCAAACGCTTGACGACAAAGACGGCGCTGATGCCATGCAGCTTTTGCATCTCCTCGCGCAAAGCATCGATGATCACTTTTCTATCGACCGATCCCGGCGACGGCGTGACGGCCTTTTTCCGGGATTCCGCCGCCGCACTCAGGGATTGCATGGCTGACAAAAAGAAAACGGCGGCAACAAAAACTAACAGGCCTCTTTTTATCATATGACTCCTCCTTTGCCGGGCCTCTCCTGTCCAGATCGCTTACCAGACGTATTGTCCGGTTATTTGAGAATTATCGCACTCTCTGTGAGCAATGACAAGGTGCGGCGGCAGAAAACTTATGACACCATGGAACGGTCAGGAGCCCTGTCGGGAAGGGGGCGCCGTTGCAAAGTACGTCTTCCTCTGCTAAAAACATAGAAGAGCATGAACGGTCCAGGCGCACCGATCAAGGAAGGGAACAATAGAAGCCCCGCGTGTCGGCAATGCGGCTGCTGCTGTTACGTGGATATGGTCATCTACGTCACTTCTGAAGATATGGAGCGGTGGGAAAGGCAGGGGCGTCAGGATATAATTGCCCGGCTTCGCGACAACAGGGTAATCTGGGCAGGCGACCGGATCGTTGACAGGTCCGGGGCAAAGGTAACGAACTGTGTCTATCTCAATTGGAACGGCAAGACCTTTTTCTGCGAGATCTACGAAACCCGCCCCATGGTATGTCGCAATTATGTCCCCGGTTCGTCCGAACTCTGCCCTCTGTATTATCAGGAATAACATGGCATCGATCTTGTAGGTCCTCAGTAGACCCGGGAGGACCCTGAACGAGTCGAGATACCGGCAAGGACTGAAG from the Syntrophorhabdaceae bacterium genome contains:
- the modB gene encoding molybdate ABC transporter permease subunit, producing the protein MTPGILVSDYLTHPAIGLTLRVTLLALVLQILSGLPLGLYLAGKKSPAKSILEIITTLPMIFPPMALGFFLLLVLGKNGVLGSLLLKMFCFKVIFTSWGVLAAVYIVGLPFMVKSVQAARQQMDNSLIEAAATLGKTRIQTLFRVILPNIKNGIVAGLLLAFGRSVGEVGISLMLGGNIIGRTETLSLAIYNAVFEGDFLRAATFSAILSVIAIIMLLVLNMLNKARISDIGNT
- a CDS encoding DedA family protein is translated as MKQNIIRRLYDWVLHWAHTPYGTPALFLLALAESSFFPIPPDVLLIALAVSVPARAFKYAFVCSLGSVIGGTIGYSIGYILWYGSDGSFSPFARFFFDYIPGFTEQVFNLVKGKYDENAFLAVFTAGFTPIPYKVFTIAGGVCKVNFLEFILASAVGRSLRFFLVAGIIWKFGEPMTRWIDKYFNKLAILFTILLIGGFVVIKLMLK
- a CDS encoding YkgJ family cysteine cluster protein, which gives rise to MNGPGAPIKEGNNRSPACRQCGCCCYVDMVIYVTSEDMERWERQGRQDIIARLRDNRVIWAGDRIVDRSGAKVTNCVYLNWNGKTFFCEIYETRPMVCRNYVPGSSELCPLYYQE
- a CDS encoding cytidylate kinase-like family protein — its product is MWENIGSDKCESYIERHFGQKGKRLAGEASQPAITISRSEGAGGLTVSSELAGYLKTKVPTHEEWTIFDQKLVTKVIEVFNLKGRIGEFMKEDHKGMVTDAIEEFLGLHPSTWTLVERTNATILRLAQIGNVILVGRGANVVTSELPNVFHVRLVGSFEKRVEQAQKVFGFDLKAATSYIKKKDQGRKRYLKDNFDADIDDPLLYDVVINTDRVRYDEAARLIGDEVIRRFDLKTSAKAAASGIRQAVF